A single region of the Acipenser ruthenus unplaced genomic scaffold, fAciRut3.2 maternal haplotype, whole genome shotgun sequence genome encodes:
- the LOC117410157 gene encoding uncharacterized protein LOC117410157 isoform X5, whose product METRNTRGGLEVLTAGVTSEKAQEQPPRLSLADAGRITEGDAFTLRCEVRGEGWKFLWIKVSEGGEMFDSGTGGNYTVRSAALVNSGQYWCFAGRNDGMYYVSNGLSVQVTVPSTTPLTTASSTAKTTAEKTDLAQASRSTRTPTPSNSERKTAVPAANSDQGKPHGSSLCTMSNTGLPVTARRAENTMLGSADQTDPGKQAESVFGHTTTFRRRGVQLIRYMEQEEPPAGDTAMGE is encoded by the exons ATGGAAACGCGTAACACCAGAGGAGGACTCGAAG tgctgACTGCGGGAGTCACCTCTGAAAAAGCTCAAG AACAACCCCCCCGGCTGAGCCTGGCTGATGCGGGACGGATCACTGAAGGAGATGCCTTCACCCTGCGCTGCGAGGTTCGGGGTGAAGGTTGGAAATTTCTCTGGATCAAAGTCAGCGAGGGAGGCGAGATGTTCGACAGCGGTACGGGAGGGAACTACACAGTCCGTTCCGCAGCCCTGGTTAATAGCGGACAGTACTGGTGTTTCGCTGGAAGAAACGATGGGATGTATTATGTCAGTAACGGGTTAAGCGTTCAAGTAACCG TCCCTAGTACAACACCGCTGACAACTGCCTCCTCTACTGCGAAAACGACAGCTGAGAAAACTGACCTCG CCCAAGCGTCCAGATCAACTCGGACTCCAACCCCTTCAAACAGCGAGAGAAAGACCGCTGTGCCTGCTGCTAATTCTGACCAAGGCAAACCACACGGATCCAGCCTGTGTACGA TGTCCAACACCGGACTGCCAGTGACTGCGCGCCGTGCTGAGAACACGATGCTGGGGTCTGCAGATCAAACTGACCCCGGCAAGCAAGCAGAGTCTGTCT tcgGCCACACTACAACGTTCCGAAGACGCGGAGTGCAGCTGATCAGATATATGGAGCAAGAGGAGCCCCCTGCCGGCGACACTGCAATGGGAGAGTGA
- the LOC117410157 gene encoding uncharacterized protein LOC117410157 isoform X1, protein METRNTRGGLEVLTAGVTSEKAQEQPPRLSLADAGRITEGDAFTLRCEVRGEGWKFLWIKVSEGGEMFDSGTGGNYTVRSAALVNSGQYWCFAGRNDGMYYVSNGLSVQVTVPSTTPLTTASSTAKTTAEKTDLAQASRSTRTPTPSNSERKTAVPAANSDQGKPHGSSLCTMSNTGLPVTARRAENTMLGSADQTDPGKQAESVFLQPWFLITAVLCSVLLVVSVILVLVYQPDQRYTVGHTTTFRRRGVQLIRYMEQEEPPAGDTAMGE, encoded by the exons ATGGAAACGCGTAACACCAGAGGAGGACTCGAAG tgctgACTGCGGGAGTCACCTCTGAAAAAGCTCAAG AACAACCCCCCCGGCTGAGCCTGGCTGATGCGGGACGGATCACTGAAGGAGATGCCTTCACCCTGCGCTGCGAGGTTCGGGGTGAAGGTTGGAAATTTCTCTGGATCAAAGTCAGCGAGGGAGGCGAGATGTTCGACAGCGGTACGGGAGGGAACTACACAGTCCGTTCCGCAGCCCTGGTTAATAGCGGACAGTACTGGTGTTTCGCTGGAAGAAACGATGGGATGTATTATGTCAGTAACGGGTTAAGCGTTCAAGTAACCG TCCCTAGTACAACACCGCTGACAACTGCCTCCTCTACTGCGAAAACGACAGCTGAGAAAACTGACCTCG CCCAAGCGTCCAGATCAACTCGGACTCCAACCCCTTCAAACAGCGAGAGAAAGACCGCTGTGCCTGCTGCTAATTCTGACCAAGGCAAACCACACGGATCCAGCCTGTGTACGA TGTCCAACACCGGACTGCCAGTGACTGCGCGCCGTGCTGAGAACACGATGCTGGGGTCTGCAGATCAAACTGACCCCGGCAAGCAAGCAGAGTCTGTCT TTCTGCAGCCCTGGTTCCTGATcactgctgtgctctgctctgtcCTTCTCGTGGTGTCTGTCATCCTGGTGCTGGTGTACCAGCCAGACCAGAGATACACAG tcgGCCACACTACAACGTTCCGAAGACGCGGAGTGCAGCTGATCAGATATATGGAGCAAGAGGAGCCCCCTGCCGGCGACACTGCAATGGGAGAGTGA
- the LOC117410157 gene encoding uncharacterized protein LOC117410157 isoform X2, with the protein MRAAPLFTVILLTAGVTSEKAQEQPPRLSLADAGRITEGDAFTLRCEVRGEGWKFLWIKVSEGGEMFDSGTGGNYTVRSAALVNSGQYWCFAGRNDGMYYVSNGLSVQVTVPSTTPLTTASSTAKTTAEKTDLAQASRSTRTPTPSNSERKTAVPAANSDQGKPHGSSLCTMSNTGLPVTARRAENTMLGSADQTDPGKQAESVFLQPWFLITAVLCSVLLVVSVILVLVYQPDQRYTVGHTTTFRRRGVQLIRYMEQEEPPAGDTAMGE; encoded by the exons ATGAGGGCAGCTCCTCTCTTCACAGTCATCT tgctgACTGCGGGAGTCACCTCTGAAAAAGCTCAAG AACAACCCCCCCGGCTGAGCCTGGCTGATGCGGGACGGATCACTGAAGGAGATGCCTTCACCCTGCGCTGCGAGGTTCGGGGTGAAGGTTGGAAATTTCTCTGGATCAAAGTCAGCGAGGGAGGCGAGATGTTCGACAGCGGTACGGGAGGGAACTACACAGTCCGTTCCGCAGCCCTGGTTAATAGCGGACAGTACTGGTGTTTCGCTGGAAGAAACGATGGGATGTATTATGTCAGTAACGGGTTAAGCGTTCAAGTAACCG TCCCTAGTACAACACCGCTGACAACTGCCTCCTCTACTGCGAAAACGACAGCTGAGAAAACTGACCTCG CCCAAGCGTCCAGATCAACTCGGACTCCAACCCCTTCAAACAGCGAGAGAAAGACCGCTGTGCCTGCTGCTAATTCTGACCAAGGCAAACCACACGGATCCAGCCTGTGTACGA TGTCCAACACCGGACTGCCAGTGACTGCGCGCCGTGCTGAGAACACGATGCTGGGGTCTGCAGATCAAACTGACCCCGGCAAGCAAGCAGAGTCTGTCT TTCTGCAGCCCTGGTTCCTGATcactgctgtgctctgctctgtcCTTCTCGTGGTGTCTGTCATCCTGGTGCTGGTGTACCAGCCAGACCAGAGATACACAG tcgGCCACACTACAACGTTCCGAAGACGCGGAGTGCAGCTGATCAGATATATGGAGCAAGAGGAGCCCCCTGCCGGCGACACTGCAATGGGAGAGTGA
- the LOC117410157 gene encoding uncharacterized protein LOC117410157 isoform X6 → METRNTRGGLEVLTAGVTSEKAQEQPPRLSLADAGRITEGDAFTLRCEVRGEGWKFLWIKVSEGGEMFDSGTGGNYTVRSAALVNSGQYWCFAGRNDGMYYVSNGLSVQVTVPSTTPLTTASSTAKTTAEKTDLAQASRSTRTPTPSNSERKTAVPAANSDQGKPHGSSLLSNTGLPVTARRAENTMLGSADQTDPGKQAESVFGHTTTFRRRGVQLIRYMEQEEPPAGDTAMGE, encoded by the exons ATGGAAACGCGTAACACCAGAGGAGGACTCGAAG tgctgACTGCGGGAGTCACCTCTGAAAAAGCTCAAG AACAACCCCCCCGGCTGAGCCTGGCTGATGCGGGACGGATCACTGAAGGAGATGCCTTCACCCTGCGCTGCGAGGTTCGGGGTGAAGGTTGGAAATTTCTCTGGATCAAAGTCAGCGAGGGAGGCGAGATGTTCGACAGCGGTACGGGAGGGAACTACACAGTCCGTTCCGCAGCCCTGGTTAATAGCGGACAGTACTGGTGTTTCGCTGGAAGAAACGATGGGATGTATTATGTCAGTAACGGGTTAAGCGTTCAAGTAACCG TCCCTAGTACAACACCGCTGACAACTGCCTCCTCTACTGCGAAAACGACAGCTGAGAAAACTGACCTCG CCCAAGCGTCCAGATCAACTCGGACTCCAACCCCTTCAAACAGCGAGAGAAAGACCGCTGTGCCTGCTGCTAATTCTGACCAAGGCAAACCACACGGATCCAGCCTGT TGTCCAACACCGGACTGCCAGTGACTGCGCGCCGTGCTGAGAACACGATGCTGGGGTCTGCAGATCAAACTGACCCCGGCAAGCAAGCAGAGTCTGTCT tcgGCCACACTACAACGTTCCGAAGACGCGGAGTGCAGCTGATCAGATATATGGAGCAAGAGGAGCCCCCTGCCGGCGACACTGCAATGGGAGAGTGA
- the LOC117410157 gene encoding uncharacterized protein LOC117410157 isoform X4 — protein sequence METRNTRGGLEEQPPRLSLADAGRITEGDAFTLRCEVRGEGWKFLWIKVSEGGEMFDSGTGGNYTVRSAALVNSGQYWCFAGRNDGMYYVSNGLSVQVTVPSTTPLTTASSTAKTTAEKTDLAQASRSTRTPTPSNSERKTAVPAANSDQGKPHGSSLCTMSNTGLPVTARRAENTMLGSADQTDPGKQAESVFLQPWFLITAVLCSVLLVVSVILVLVYQPDQRYTVGHTTTFRRRGVQLIRYMEQEEPPAGDTAMGE from the exons ATGGAAACGCGTAACACCAGAGGAGGACTCGAAG AACAACCCCCCCGGCTGAGCCTGGCTGATGCGGGACGGATCACTGAAGGAGATGCCTTCACCCTGCGCTGCGAGGTTCGGGGTGAAGGTTGGAAATTTCTCTGGATCAAAGTCAGCGAGGGAGGCGAGATGTTCGACAGCGGTACGGGAGGGAACTACACAGTCCGTTCCGCAGCCCTGGTTAATAGCGGACAGTACTGGTGTTTCGCTGGAAGAAACGATGGGATGTATTATGTCAGTAACGGGTTAAGCGTTCAAGTAACCG TCCCTAGTACAACACCGCTGACAACTGCCTCCTCTACTGCGAAAACGACAGCTGAGAAAACTGACCTCG CCCAAGCGTCCAGATCAACTCGGACTCCAACCCCTTCAAACAGCGAGAGAAAGACCGCTGTGCCTGCTGCTAATTCTGACCAAGGCAAACCACACGGATCCAGCCTGTGTACGA TGTCCAACACCGGACTGCCAGTGACTGCGCGCCGTGCTGAGAACACGATGCTGGGGTCTGCAGATCAAACTGACCCCGGCAAGCAAGCAGAGTCTGTCT TTCTGCAGCCCTGGTTCCTGATcactgctgtgctctgctctgtcCTTCTCGTGGTGTCTGTCATCCTGGTGCTGGTGTACCAGCCAGACCAGAGATACACAG tcgGCCACACTACAACGTTCCGAAGACGCGGAGTGCAGCTGATCAGATATATGGAGCAAGAGGAGCCCCCTGCCGGCGACACTGCAATGGGAGAGTGA
- the LOC117410157 gene encoding uncharacterized protein LOC117410157 isoform X3 codes for METRNTRGGLEVLTAGVTSEKAQEQPPRLSLADAGRITEGDAFTLRCEVRGEGWKFLWIKVSEGGEMFDSGTGGNYTVRSAALVNSGQYWCFAGRNDGMYYVSNGLSVQVTVPSTTPLTTASSTAKTTAEKTDLAQASRSTRTPTPSNSERKTAVPAANSDQGKPHGSSLLSNTGLPVTARRAENTMLGSADQTDPGKQAESVFLQPWFLITAVLCSVLLVVSVILVLVYQPDQRYTVGHTTTFRRRGVQLIRYMEQEEPPAGDTAMGE; via the exons ATGGAAACGCGTAACACCAGAGGAGGACTCGAAG tgctgACTGCGGGAGTCACCTCTGAAAAAGCTCAAG AACAACCCCCCCGGCTGAGCCTGGCTGATGCGGGACGGATCACTGAAGGAGATGCCTTCACCCTGCGCTGCGAGGTTCGGGGTGAAGGTTGGAAATTTCTCTGGATCAAAGTCAGCGAGGGAGGCGAGATGTTCGACAGCGGTACGGGAGGGAACTACACAGTCCGTTCCGCAGCCCTGGTTAATAGCGGACAGTACTGGTGTTTCGCTGGAAGAAACGATGGGATGTATTATGTCAGTAACGGGTTAAGCGTTCAAGTAACCG TCCCTAGTACAACACCGCTGACAACTGCCTCCTCTACTGCGAAAACGACAGCTGAGAAAACTGACCTCG CCCAAGCGTCCAGATCAACTCGGACTCCAACCCCTTCAAACAGCGAGAGAAAGACCGCTGTGCCTGCTGCTAATTCTGACCAAGGCAAACCACACGGATCCAGCCTGT TGTCCAACACCGGACTGCCAGTGACTGCGCGCCGTGCTGAGAACACGATGCTGGGGTCTGCAGATCAAACTGACCCCGGCAAGCAAGCAGAGTCTGTCT TTCTGCAGCCCTGGTTCCTGATcactgctgtgctctgctctgtcCTTCTCGTGGTGTCTGTCATCCTGGTGCTGGTGTACCAGCCAGACCAGAGATACACAG tcgGCCACACTACAACGTTCCGAAGACGCGGAGTGCAGCTGATCAGATATATGGAGCAAGAGGAGCCCCCTGCCGGCGACACTGCAATGGGAGAGTGA